Proteins co-encoded in one Natronorubrum daqingense genomic window:
- a CDS encoding helix-turn-helix domain-containing protein: MAQAILTITMPERNWIGQLSTAYPEATFQVLAALGDAESGFALVRITESNRSQVLEDVREHPQITAFTLLQRRDNEATVHVETAESLAPFSSGGSELPLEFPLEIVDGETTIEVTGTRDHLAGLAEQLEYSPVDYRIDEVHERLHESQLLSERQLEIVVTAVEEGYYDTPRRSSLTELAAHLGIAKSTCSETLHRAEGSIIKRFVDDVSQSDADDELEEHFATR, encoded by the coding sequence ATGGCTCAGGCGATACTCACGATTACGATGCCAGAACGCAACTGGATAGGCCAGCTCTCGACGGCGTATCCGGAGGCGACCTTCCAGGTGCTTGCGGCACTCGGCGACGCCGAGAGTGGGTTCGCGCTCGTCCGGATAACCGAGTCGAACCGTTCTCAGGTACTCGAGGACGTGCGTGAGCATCCACAGATTACGGCGTTTACCCTCCTCCAGCGTCGAGACAACGAGGCGACCGTTCACGTCGAGACGGCTGAGTCACTCGCCCCCTTCTCCTCGGGAGGGTCGGAACTCCCCCTCGAGTTCCCGCTCGAGATCGTCGACGGTGAAACGACGATCGAGGTGACCGGAACGCGAGACCATCTCGCTGGACTCGCCGAGCAACTCGAGTACTCGCCGGTCGACTATCGAATCGACGAGGTCCACGAGCGCCTCCACGAGAGCCAACTCCTCTCCGAGCGCCAACTCGAGATCGTCGTCACCGCCGTCGAAGAGGGATACTACGATACGCCACGCCGGAGTTCCCTGACGGAACTCGCAGCACATCTGGGCATCGCGAAATCGACGTGTAGCGAAACACTTCACCGGGCAGAAGGCTCGATCATCAAACGGTTCGTCGACGACGTTTCACAGAGTGATGCCGATGATGAACTGGAAGAACACTTCGCCACCCGCTGA
- a CDS encoding alpha/beta fold hydrolase: protein MVTNSSLGSETGTALRSSIDAESTVRTVNDVQLHVVVAGEETDPLVVLLHGFPEYWYGWRHQLEALVEAGFRILVPDQRGYNLSEKPDGVRPYRLEECTRDVRSLIENEGRDSAFVVGHDWGGVVAWNLAQRFPSAVDRLAIVNAPHPTVFREHLRSNPEQLRRSWYAGWFQLPTLPELVCRARDFTILERALTSMAPTGTFTDDELESYRSAWRRPGALTSMLNWYRAALRYPPGLDREPVSPPTLVVWGTDDVALTTALAIDADLRCETSRLELWPETSHWVQHERPERLNTHLLEWFDDDR from the coding sequence ATGGTGACGAATTCGTCTCTCGGTTCCGAGACGGGAACGGCCCTCCGATCGTCCATCGACGCGGAATCGACCGTCCGAACGGTCAACGACGTCCAGTTGCACGTGGTCGTGGCTGGCGAAGAGACGGACCCACTCGTCGTATTACTGCACGGCTTTCCGGAGTACTGGTACGGGTGGCGCCACCAACTCGAGGCCCTCGTTGAGGCGGGCTTTCGGATTCTCGTTCCCGATCAGCGCGGATACAATCTGAGCGAGAAACCCGACGGCGTGCGCCCGTATCGACTCGAGGAATGTACTCGAGACGTCCGTTCGTTGATCGAAAACGAGGGTCGCGACAGCGCGTTCGTCGTCGGCCACGACTGGGGCGGCGTCGTCGCGTGGAATCTCGCCCAGCGGTTTCCATCGGCGGTCGATCGACTCGCGATCGTCAACGCGCCCCACCCGACGGTGTTCAGAGAGCACCTGCGCTCGAACCCGGAACAGCTTCGACGAAGCTGGTACGCCGGCTGGTTCCAACTCCCGACCCTCCCGGAACTCGTTTGTCGCGCGAGAGACTTCACGATCCTCGAGCGAGCGCTCACGTCCATGGCGCCAACTGGAACGTTCACGGACGACGAACTCGAAAGCTATCGGTCGGCCTGGAGACGACCCGGCGCGCTCACGTCGATGCTGAACTGGTATCGGGCGGCGCTACGGTATCCCCCTGGTCTGGATCGAGAACCGGTTTCGCCACCGACGCTCGTCGTCTGGGGAACTGACGACGTCGCGCTGACGACTGCACTGGCGATCGACGCGGACCTCCGGTGTGAGACGAGTCGCCTCGAGTTGTGGCCGGAGACGAGTCACTGGGTACAACACGAACGCCCGGAGCGCTTGAACACGCATCTTCTCGAGTGGTTCGATGATGACCGGTGA
- a CDS encoding DUF7576 family protein has translation MNIIETNNSAMSCDNCSATAVAYTLRTHVTDSPGEQIDLHFCSSECLRVWT, from the coding sequence GTGAATATCATCGAAACAAATAACTCTGCTATGAGCTGTGACAACTGTTCGGCGACAGCAGTCGCGTACACGCTTCGGACGCACGTGACGGACTCCCCCGGTGAGCAAATCGACCTCCACTTTTGCTCGAGCGAATGTCTTCGCGTCTGGACGTAA
- a CDS encoding transcription initiation factor IIB → MTDSTIRTRSGERRQHESTDSEEQSSTRERCPECDGRLVSDAEHAETVCRDCGLVVDEGEIDRGPEWRAFDAAEKDEKSRVGAPTTNMMHDQGLSTNIGWQDKDAYGRSLSSRQRQKMQRLRTWNERFRTRDSKERNLKQALGEIDRMASALGLPKNVRETASVIYRRALDEDLLPGRSIEGVATASLYAAARQAGTPRSLDEISAVSRVEKDEVARTYRYVARELGLEIEPADPEHYVPRFASDLELSDETERRARGLLSTAKGQGIHSGKSPVGLAAAAVYAAALLTNEKVTQNDVSEVASISEVTIRNRYHELLEAEEATPA, encoded by the coding sequence ATGACTGACTCCACCATTCGAACGCGGAGCGGTGAGCGACGCCAGCACGAGTCGACGGACTCCGAGGAGCAATCCTCGACGCGAGAGCGCTGTCCGGAGTGTGACGGCCGACTCGTCTCCGACGCCGAACACGCCGAGACCGTCTGTCGCGACTGTGGCCTCGTCGTCGACGAAGGTGAAATAGACCGCGGACCCGAGTGGCGCGCATTCGACGCCGCCGAGAAGGACGAGAAGTCCCGCGTGGGTGCGCCGACGACGAACATGATGCACGACCAGGGCCTCTCGACCAACATCGGCTGGCAGGACAAAGACGCCTACGGCCGCTCGCTCTCGAGTCGCCAGCGCCAGAAGATGCAACGGCTGCGCACCTGGAACGAGCGCTTCCGAACGCGCGACTCCAAGGAGCGCAACCTCAAGCAGGCGCTGGGCGAGATCGACCGGATGGCCTCCGCGCTCGGTCTCCCGAAGAACGTCCGCGAGACCGCCAGCGTCATCTATCGGCGCGCGCTCGACGAGGATCTCCTCCCCGGTCGCTCGATCGAAGGCGTCGCGACGGCCTCGCTGTACGCAGCTGCCCGACAGGCCGGGACGCCCCGCAGCCTCGACGAAATCTCGGCCGTCAGCCGCGTCGAGAAAGACGAGGTCGCCCGAACGTATCGCTACGTCGCCAGAGAACTCGGTCTCGAGATCGAACCGGCGGACCCCGAACACTACGTCCCCCGATTCGCGAGCGACCTCGAGCTCTCTGACGAAACCGAACGACGCGCTCGCGGACTCCTGTCGACGGCGAAGGGTCAGGGGATTCACAGCGGCAAGTCACCGGTCGGCCTCGCCGCCGCCGCCGTCTACGCCGCCGCCTTACTCACTAACGAGAAGGTCACGCAAAACGACGTCAGCGAAGTCGCGAGCATCTCGGAAGTAACCATCCGCAACCGGTATCACGAGTTGCTCGAGGCCGAAGAGGCGACGCCGGCGTAA
- the gatC gene encoding Asp-tRNA(Asn)/Glu-tRNA(Gln) amidotransferase subunit GatC, whose amino-acid sequence MSDAVSPEEVRHVGELARVDLDDDEVDQFTQQFGDILEYFETLDTVPEVDREADLTNVMRPDEERESLDHEAALENATETEDGYFKGPNVS is encoded by the coding sequence ATGAGCGACGCCGTCAGTCCCGAGGAAGTCCGCCACGTTGGCGAACTGGCTCGCGTCGACCTCGACGACGACGAGGTCGACCAGTTCACCCAACAGTTCGGTGACATCCTCGAGTACTTCGAGACGCTGGATACGGTGCCCGAGGTCGACCGAGAGGCCGACCTGACGAACGTGATGCGACCCGACGAGGAACGCGAATCACTCGATCACGAGGCGGCACTCGAGAACGCAACAGAGACCGAAGACGGCTACTTCAAAGGACCGAACGTCTCCTGA
- the gatA gene encoding Asp-tRNA(Asn)/Glu-tRNA(Gln) amidotransferase subunit GatA, translated as MSEHIFITKETIDGADEGPLAGQTVAVKDNISTEGVRTTCGSTMLEEYVPPYDATVVERVTDAGATIVGKANMDEFGMGTTTETSAFGSTDNPAAPGHVPGGSSGGSAAAVAAGEADLALGSDTGGSIRCPAAFCGVVGIKPTYGLVSRYGLVSYGNSLEQIGPFANTVEDAASLLDVIAGSDERDATTREPPRGSDDRAGDARETRGEDDSRYADAATGDVDGLSIGVPTELLEGADDGVLEAFWDAIADLEAQGAEYHEVSLPSVEHAVEAYYVIAMSEASSNLARFDGVRYGHSADAEGNWNDVFAETRKEGFGDEVKRRILLGTYALSAGYHDKYYKKAQDARAWVKQDFDEALSDADVLASPTMPVTPFEQGESLDDPLQMYVADANTVPVNLADLPAISVPAGESDDDGLPVGLQLVGPAFGEERLIRAASALE; from the coding sequence ATGTCCGAACACATCTTTATCACGAAAGAGACGATCGACGGCGCGGACGAAGGTCCACTCGCCGGCCAGACCGTCGCCGTCAAGGACAATATCTCGACCGAGGGCGTCCGAACGACCTGCGGGTCGACGATGCTCGAGGAGTACGTCCCGCCGTACGACGCGACGGTCGTCGAACGCGTGACGGACGCCGGCGCGACCATCGTCGGGAAGGCGAACATGGACGAGTTCGGAATGGGAACGACCACGGAGACCTCCGCGTTCGGCTCGACGGACAATCCGGCCGCGCCGGGGCACGTTCCCGGTGGTTCCTCCGGTGGTTCGGCCGCAGCCGTCGCCGCTGGCGAGGCCGACCTCGCACTCGGGTCGGACACCGGCGGCTCGATTCGCTGTCCCGCCGCCTTCTGTGGCGTCGTCGGCATCAAACCGACGTACGGGCTGGTCTCCCGGTACGGACTCGTCTCCTACGGCAATAGCTTGGAACAGATCGGCCCGTTCGCGAACACCGTCGAAGACGCCGCCTCCCTGCTCGACGTCATCGCCGGAAGCGACGAGCGAGATGCGACGACGCGAGAACCGCCACGCGGTTCGGACGATCGAGCGGGCGACGCCCGCGAGACGCGAGGTGAGGACGACTCGAGGTACGCCGACGCCGCAACGGGCGACGTCGACGGGCTGTCGATCGGTGTTCCGACGGAACTACTCGAGGGTGCCGACGACGGCGTCCTCGAGGCCTTCTGGGACGCGATTGCCGACCTCGAAGCGCAAGGAGCCGAGTACCACGAGGTCTCACTCCCGTCGGTCGAACACGCCGTCGAGGCCTACTACGTGATCGCGATGTCGGAAGCCTCCTCGAATCTCGCCCGGTTCGACGGCGTCCGCTACGGCCACTCCGCGGACGCCGAGGGCAACTGGAACGACGTCTTCGCCGAGACTCGCAAAGAAGGCTTCGGCGACGAGGTCAAACGCCGCATCCTCCTCGGCACCTACGCCCTCTCGGCGGGCTACCACGACAAGTACTACAAGAAGGCACAGGACGCTCGAGCGTGGGTCAAACAGGACTTCGACGAGGCGCTTTCGGACGCCGACGTGCTGGCTTCGCCGACGATGCCGGTCACGCCGTTCGAGCAGGGCGAGAGCCTCGACGACCCGCTTCAGATGTACGTCGCCGACGCGAACACCGTCCCCGTCAACCTCGCCGACCTGCCCGCGATTTCGGTGCCAGCCGGCGAAAGCGACGACGACGGCCTCCCTGTCGGCCTCCAGTTGGTCGGCCCCGCCTTCGGCGAAGAACGACTGATTCGAGCGGCGAGCGCGCTCGAGTAA
- a CDS encoding helix-turn-helix transcriptional regulator: MSVSAIEAELSEDERAGLELVRQSGGIHQSDFWKELDVSSRKGSRIVESLVEKELVDREDAVYDGHNTYYITPTARDLDFTLLMAGDMLSPYIGEEEVDPNSDAFSQWIMNLAYEE; the protein is encoded by the coding sequence GTGAGCGTTTCTGCGATCGAAGCCGAACTCTCCGAGGACGAGCGCGCCGGGCTCGAACTCGTCCGTCAGAGTGGTGGGATCCACCAGAGTGACTTCTGGAAGGAACTGGACGTCTCCTCGCGAAAGGGTAGTCGAATCGTCGAGTCGCTCGTCGAGAAAGAACTCGTCGACCGCGAAGACGCCGTCTATGACGGACACAACACCTACTACATCACGCCGACCGCTCGAGACCTCGACTTCACGCTGTTGATGGCCGGCGACATGCTCTCGCCGTATATCGGTGAAGAGGAAGTCGACCCGAACAGTGACGCGTTCTCGCAGTGGATTATGAACCTCGCCTACGAGGAGTAA
- a CDS encoding NRDE family protein, producing the protein MCTLTLAWRVFDDAPVAVAANRDEAVGRPSEPPGRYRDEPAIVAPRDAEAGGTWIGYNEFGVFAGITNKWTDADLAGDRSRGLLVADVLSAKSAVEAAGVLEAETADIEYDGFYLVIADETDAYCYEWDGTLSRLEFEPGVHVVVNVAVDDRVDVPDRRANAGRQQADSARAVRDVLSDPTEETAAEWLERAGGVLADHDYGVCLHENGYGTRSSSLIALGSSPTRHAFAPGPPCETAYEPVDLEAPGCANTRAISDDCSVEGHI; encoded by the coding sequence GTGTGTACACTGACACTCGCGTGGCGGGTATTCGACGACGCGCCGGTCGCGGTCGCTGCGAATCGTGACGAGGCCGTCGGCCGGCCGTCCGAACCGCCGGGACGCTACCGAGACGAGCCGGCGATTGTCGCACCCCGGGACGCCGAAGCGGGCGGCACCTGGATCGGGTACAACGAGTTCGGCGTGTTCGCGGGCATTACGAACAAGTGGACCGACGCGGACCTCGCCGGCGATCGATCTCGAGGATTGCTCGTGGCAGACGTGCTTTCGGCCAAATCCGCCGTTGAAGCAGCGGGGGTTCTCGAGGCCGAGACGGCCGACATCGAGTACGACGGCTTCTATCTCGTGATTGCAGACGAGACGGACGCCTACTGCTACGAGTGGGACGGGACGCTCTCGCGACTCGAGTTCGAGCCGGGCGTCCACGTGGTCGTCAACGTGGCCGTGGACGACCGCGTCGACGTTCCGGACCGCCGGGCCAACGCCGGCCGCCAGCAAGCCGACAGCGCTCGCGCGGTTCGCGACGTCCTTTCGGACCCTACCGAAGAGACGGCCGCTGAGTGGCTCGAGCGGGCTGGCGGAGTCCTCGCGGATCACGACTACGGCGTTTGTCTCCACGAAAACGGGTACGGAACGCGCTCGTCGTCGCTGATCGCGCTCGGATCGTCACCGACACGACACGCGTTCGCTCCAGGTCCGCCGTGTGAGACGGCGTACGAACCCGTCGACCTCGAGGCTCCCGGGTGCGCCAACACGCGCGCCATCAGTGACGATTGCAGCGTCGAAGGGCACATTTAA
- a CDS encoding class I adenylate-forming enzyme family protein: MRTETTPERTALLDDETRREWSYGELDALVDRVAETLDRTLAAVDDTRARPRLGTLVDTRPAFVTLVFAAMRAGIIVVPLNVRETTDELAWKAQRTALTAIVCERETESAALEVAETVDTGGSSTPVLSVDEPSANRTGRIRATLEETARSPNTRSPQTVPSESSSGTTVSSSGSSALERDETFLIMFTSGTSGDPKGVRLTLGNLIASATASAFRLGTDPSDRWLCCLPMYHMGGLAPVVRSTLYGTTVVIQRTFDRNETARVLEEYEITGVSLVPTMCKRLLDGGWEPDEALRFVLLGGAPASSELLDRCLAADVPVYPTYGMTETASQIATATPQDLANHTGTAGTPLLVTDVTVVDEDGDPLDPGETGEFVVSGPTVTPGYLEDAHTNAAFDEYGLHTGDIGYRDDGGRLWVLNRRSDRIVTGGENVDPGEVIAAIRSHPDVDTAVVLGLEDSEWGERVAALVVPDESGRSDATEAESADSSRVASSEADSIDLESVLERCGDSLAGFKQPKTIALADSLPRTASGTVDRDGARALLLERGIDVSELS; encoded by the coding sequence ATGCGAACGGAGACGACGCCGGAACGGACGGCCCTGCTCGACGACGAAACGAGACGCGAGTGGTCGTACGGCGAACTCGACGCACTCGTCGATCGGGTGGCCGAGACGCTCGATCGAACGCTCGCGGCCGTCGACGATACCCGGGCACGGCCGCGACTCGGAACGCTCGTCGACACGCGACCGGCGTTCGTAACGCTCGTCTTCGCCGCGATGCGAGCGGGGATTATCGTCGTCCCGCTGAACGTCCGCGAGACGACCGACGAACTGGCCTGGAAAGCCCAACGGACCGCTCTCACGGCCATCGTCTGTGAACGCGAGACCGAGTCGGCGGCGCTCGAGGTGGCCGAGACGGTCGACACGGGTGGCTCGTCGACACCCGTTCTCTCGGTCGACGAGCCGAGTGCGAACCGAACCGGACGAATTCGAGCGACGCTCGAGGAGACGGCGCGCTCACCGAACACTCGCTCACCGCAAACGGTGCCCTCAGAATCGTCGAGCGGGACTACAGTTTCCTCGAGCGGGTCGTCCGCGCTCGAGCGAGACGAGACGTTCCTCATCATGTTCACCTCGGGTACGTCCGGCGATCCGAAGGGCGTTCGCCTGACGCTCGGTAACCTGATCGCGAGTGCGACTGCCTCCGCATTCCGTCTGGGAACCGACCCGTCCGACCGGTGGCTGTGCTGTCTGCCGATGTACCACATGGGCGGATTGGCACCCGTCGTTCGATCGACGCTGTACGGGACGACGGTCGTGATCCAGCGAACCTTCGACCGAAACGAGACCGCACGCGTGCTCGAGGAGTACGAGATCACCGGTGTGTCGCTCGTGCCGACGATGTGTAAGCGACTGCTCGACGGCGGGTGGGAACCCGACGAAGCGCTTCGTTTCGTCTTACTCGGCGGCGCACCGGCCTCGAGCGAGTTACTCGATCGGTGTCTCGCTGCCGACGTGCCGGTGTACCCGACGTACGGCATGACCGAGACGGCCTCCCAAATCGCGACGGCGACGCCACAGGATCTCGCCAATCACACAGGAACGGCGGGAACGCCGCTGCTCGTCACCGACGTGACCGTCGTCGACGAAGACGGCGACCCCCTCGACCCCGGCGAAACGGGGGAGTTCGTCGTCAGCGGGCCGACGGTGACGCCGGGATACCTCGAGGACGCGCACACGAACGCCGCGTTCGACGAGTACGGCCTCCACACGGGCGACATCGGGTACCGAGACGACGGGGGCCGGCTGTGGGTGCTCAACCGACGAAGCGACCGAATCGTCACCGGCGGCGAAAACGTCGACCCGGGCGAAGTGATCGCCGCGATTCGATCCCACCCCGACGTCGACACGGCTGTCGTGCTCGGACTCGAGGACTCCGAGTGGGGCGAACGCGTCGCAGCGCTCGTCGTTCCCGACGAATCGGGTCGCTCGGATGCGACGGAAGCCGAGTCGGCCGACTCGAGTCGGGTCGCCTCGAGCGAAGCGGATTCGATCGACCTCGAGTCCGTGCTCGAACGCTGTGGGGACTCCCTCGCCGGATTCAAACAGCCGAAGACGATCGCCCTCGCGGACTCGCTTCCCCGAACGGCGTCGGGAACCGTCGACCGAGATGGCGCGCGAGCCCTCCTCCTCGAGCGCGGGATCGACGTCTCTGAGCTGTCCTGA
- a CDS encoding mandelate racemase/muconate lactonizing enzyme family protein, with protein MSGSCTDDRDRNRELELEYRSFSLPLAAPLETGDGTIESRDGFLVRIVDANHEGNPAPVGYGEATPLAGWTESLEDCRDALERAESAVQVDPETALETVSDQVAARHAITLALADLQATSRSTPLYQYLGNGPLVGRVPVNATVGSGSPAETAQEARAAVERGFKSCKLKVGQRSLETDLERIARTREAVGPDVELRVDANGAWTVAEATRALETLAEYDVSLLEQPLPAGSLDGHADLRRSVGEDGVAIGLDEGLLEHGVDAICDAGAADTVILKPMALGGIDVVRKIAAWVRMLDIEPIVTTTIDGVVARTGALHVAASIPDVPACGLATADLLADDLGNDPVLLENGSAVVPQAKGLGVEGVWDA; from the coding sequence GTGAGTGGATCCTGTACCGACGACCGCGACCGGAACCGCGAACTCGAACTCGAGTACCGGTCGTTCTCGCTTCCACTCGCCGCCCCGCTCGAAACCGGCGACGGGACGATCGAGTCGCGGGACGGATTTCTGGTCAGAATCGTGGACGCGAACCACGAGGGAAACCCAGCCCCGGTCGGCTACGGCGAAGCGACGCCCCTCGCGGGGTGGACGGAATCGCTCGAGGACTGTCGGGACGCCCTCGAGCGGGCCGAGTCTGCCGTGCAGGTCGACCCGGAAACTGCACTCGAGACAGTCAGCGATCAGGTCGCCGCTCGACACGCGATAACGCTCGCACTCGCGGATCTGCAGGCGACCAGCCGGTCGACGCCGTTGTACCAGTACCTCGGCAACGGCCCGCTGGTCGGACGGGTTCCGGTCAACGCGACCGTCGGGTCCGGATCCCCGGCCGAAACCGCACAGGAGGCACGAGCGGCCGTCGAGCGCGGCTTCAAGAGTTGTAAGCTGAAGGTCGGACAGCGCTCGCTCGAAACGGATCTCGAGCGAATTGCCCGCACCCGCGAGGCCGTCGGTCCGGACGTCGAACTCCGGGTCGACGCGAACGGTGCCTGGACCGTCGCGGAGGCGACGCGAGCACTCGAGACGCTCGCGGAGTACGACGTCTCGCTCCTCGAGCAGCCCCTACCGGCCGGATCGCTGGACGGTCACGCCGACCTCAGACGAAGCGTCGGCGAGGACGGCGTCGCGATCGGGCTGGACGAAGGATTGCTCGAGCACGGTGTCGACGCAATCTGTGACGCCGGTGCGGCGGATACGGTCATTCTGAAACCGATGGCGCTCGGCGGGATCGACGTTGTCCGCAAGATCGCGGCGTGGGTACGGATGCTCGATATCGAGCCAATCGTCACGACGACGATCGACGGCGTGGTCGCGCGGACGGGGGCGCTTCACGTCGCCGCGTCGATCCCGGACGTTCCAGCCTGTGGATTGGCAACTGCGGACCTGCTCGCGGACGACCTGGGCAACGATCCCGTCTTGCTCGAGAACGGGTCGGCCGTCGTCCCGCAGGCCAAAGGGCTCGGCGTCGAGGGGGTGTGGGACGCGTGA
- a CDS encoding 1,4-dihydroxy-2-naphthoate polyprenyltransferase, translated as MSTAEVDISRTKAWVMAVRPQTLPAAAAPILVATGLAIHEGVFALGPAVMAFVGAALIQIGTNFANDYYDAMKGADTDDREGFTRVTQAGIISPEQVKLATILTFALAIATGTYLVYVGGVPILLIGLVSVFCGWAYTGGPYPLGYHGLGDLFVFVFFGVVAVMGAFYVQAAATLADPLATTIPEGTLTREAFLASLPVAGLSTAILVVNNIRDLETDAETGKRTLAVRLGYQWSRLEYVAMLALAYATPVWFWLGEGYGIAVLLPLLTLPYAAVLTRTIYTRTDGEALNPALEGTGKLLALYSLLFALGVVL; from the coding sequence ATGAGTACGGCGGAGGTCGACATTTCACGGACGAAGGCGTGGGTGATGGCTGTGCGTCCACAGACCTTGCCCGCGGCTGCGGCACCGATACTCGTCGCGACGGGGCTCGCGATTCACGAGGGCGTGTTCGCGCTGGGGCCGGCGGTGATGGCGTTCGTCGGTGCGGCGCTGATCCAGATCGGGACAAATTTCGCGAACGACTACTACGACGCGATGAAGGGAGCCGACACCGACGATAGGGAAGGGTTCACGCGAGTCACGCAGGCGGGGATCATCTCGCCCGAGCAGGTCAAGCTGGCGACGATCCTGACGTTCGCGCTCGCGATCGCCACCGGCACCTATCTCGTCTACGTCGGCGGCGTTCCGATCCTCCTCATCGGACTGGTGAGCGTCTTCTGTGGCTGGGCGTACACCGGCGGACCGTATCCGCTCGGTTACCACGGACTCGGCGATCTGTTCGTCTTCGTCTTCTTCGGCGTCGTCGCCGTGATGGGGGCGTTCTACGTGCAGGCCGCGGCGACGCTCGCGGATCCACTCGCGACGACGATTCCAGAGGGGACGCTCACGCGAGAGGCGTTCCTCGCGAGTCTTCCCGTTGCCGGCCTCTCGACGGCGATTCTCGTCGTGAACAACATCCGAGACCTCGAGACGGACGCGGAAACCGGCAAACGAACGCTCGCGGTCAGGCTCGGCTACCAGTGGAGTCGCCTCGAGTACGTGGCCATGCTCGCGCTGGCCTACGCCACGCCGGTGTGGTTCTGGCTCGGCGAAGGCTACGGAATCGCCGTCTTGTTACCCCTGCTCACGTTGCCGTACGCGGCCGTCTTGACCCGAACGATCTACACTCGAACTGACGGAGAGGCGTTGAATCCGGCGCTCGAGGGGACCGGAAAGCTGCTCGCGCTGTACTCGTTACTGTTCGCGCTCGGGGTGGTCCTGTGA
- a CDS encoding cohesin domain-containing protein, whose translation MSTSPPRRRRSAVIAAALACALVAGLVVPATVAGGDNATTIYFDPHESEANAGETITVDLVASTHGDYVGDGIDELSVDLEYDSDLLTVTDVEHGLMLAEGSNDAEVNGATDFDEDGAVSIEQEREPSGDGAVATETAATITVEVAEDAPSTETDLEITDSEAMLISEYPQASIERDGSIEIDGDSSDGADDSIPAGTPLVALVAVGGTLLFLCRRR comes from the coding sequence ATGAGCACGTCGCCTCCTCGGCGACGGCGCTCGGCCGTCATCGCCGCTGCGCTCGCGTGTGCGCTCGTCGCCGGGCTCGTCGTCCCAGCCACGGTCGCCGGCGGCGACAACGCGACGACGATCTACTTCGATCCCCACGAGTCGGAGGCCAACGCCGGCGAGACGATCACGGTCGACCTCGTCGCGAGCACCCACGGCGACTACGTGGGCGACGGCATCGACGAACTGTCCGTCGACCTCGAGTACGATTCGGACCTGCTTACGGTGACGGACGTCGAACACGGGCTGATGCTCGCGGAGGGGTCCAACGACGCCGAGGTCAACGGGGCCACCGATTTCGACGAGGACGGAGCCGTGTCGATCGAGCAGGAACGCGAGCCCTCGGGCGACGGCGCGGTCGCAACCGAAACGGCGGCGACGATCACGGTGGAGGTCGCGGAGGACGCACCATCGACGGAGACGGACCTCGAGATTACCGATTCAGAGGCGATGCTGATCAGCGAGTACCCGCAGGCGTCGATCGAACGCGACGGCTCGATCGAAATCGACGGTGACTCGAGTGACGGCGCGGACGATTCGATCCCGGCGGGTACCCCGTTGGTCGCACTGGTCGCGGTCGGCGGGACGCTCCTGTTCCTCTGCCGGCGGCGTTGA